Proteins encoded together in one Epinephelus lanceolatus isolate andai-2023 chromosome 4, ASM4190304v1, whole genome shotgun sequence window:
- the tmem97 gene encoding sigma intracellular receptor 2 has product MSLRVLEIIFFCYFASHIPITVFIDLQALLPGYVYPQPLRDLLRWYAEEFKDPMVLYPPEWFSSFIFCEAVFQTPFFPVAAYAFLKGGCKWIRTPAIVYSTHVATTLIPIVAHILLFKFPMKPHPGPETLQERWLLVSIYLPYLLVPVLLLLTMVLSSTYNSTTKSGHKQAKSKKN; this is encoded by the exons ATGTCTCTCCGTGTATTAGAAATAATCTTTTTCTGCTATTTTGCCTCTCACATTCCTATCACTGTATTTATTGACTTACAAGCCCTGCTTCCTGGATATGTGTATCCTCAGCCG CTGAGAGACCTTCTGAGGTGGTATGCAGAGGAGTTCAAAGACCCGATGGTGCTGTATCCGCCGGAATGGTTCAGCTCTTTCATTTTCTGCGAGGCTGTGTTTCAGACGCCTTTCTTTCCCGTTGCAGCTTATGCTTTCCTGAAAG GTGGCTGTAAGTGGATCAGGACTCCTGCCATTGTGTATTCCACACATGTGGCCACCACACTGATCCCAATTGTAGCTCACATCCTCCTCTTTAAGTTCCCTATGAAACCCCATCCTGGTCCCGAGACTCTGCAGGAGCGCTGGCTGCTAGTCTCCATATACTTGCCATACCTGCTGGTGCCTGTGCTGCTGCTTCTCACCATGGTGCTGTCCTCAACATACAACTCCACCACCAAGTCTGGACACAAGCAGGCCAAATCTAAGAAGAACTGA
- the LOC144462719 gene encoding zinc finger MYM-type protein 1-like: MEAWTEFKMKQDSGSKISHLLDVGHSKLVKENQQYMKAMVESLCYTACQGIAQRGHAEVEQSTNRGNFIELLNVISMFDSTVAKKISDNPSNAKYTHHDIQNEIFSVMANMLRKEISDEVKEAECFALMVDESKDVSKKEQISIVVHYLKKGDVHEEFLHFDAADGLDADFLLNSIKSTLSQCNIDVKACIEQCYDGAAVMSGCHSGVQQRLCQEVPQALYIHCHAHRVNLVLVDCVNNVKTAAEFFKTVQMLYNFFSGSAVHDMFLKKQKELEPKVQCIELKRLSDTRWACQYPALCAIKKALPSIQATLQDIISQPNPRRSAEARAISAIIDEQFVLHLTLFEDLFRLTKFMSDQLQSPDLDLASAGDLTQSVISAISEKCTEDSWTDIRERAEELCEKASITVQSPPCDKRQAQPPQHLKGFVVEAPIERRHDTMDDMRQHSFYPIIDRVLSEMKGRFSLEANNVLMGVTALSPKHTAFLNKQKILPMSRYYGIDEKNLTAELHQVCRLLQKKKDKGHTVNSTREFLSLMGPYKDAFEDLYKLICISNTSHVFSKLRTEFLLPPAFKDVHEEQQWLYTQK, translated from the coding sequence ATGGAGGCATGGACTGAATTCAAGATGAAGCAGGACAGCGGCTCAAAAATATCACACCTGCTTGATGTAGGACATTCAAAACTTGTCAAGGAAAATCAGCAGTACATGAAGGCCATGGTGGAGAGTTTGTGCTACACAGCCTGTCAGGGCATTGCTCAAAGAGGCCATGCTGAGGTTGAGCAATCAACAAACAGAGGGAATTTCATTGAACTGCTGAATGTCATCAGTATGTTTGACAGTACAGTAGCCAAAAAGATTAGCGACAATCCATCAAATGCTAAATACACACACCATGACATTCAGAATGAGATTTTTTCTGTAATGGCAAATATGTTGAGAAAAGAAATCAGTGATGAAGTGAAGGAGGCAGAGTGTTTTGCACTTATGGTAGACGAGAGTAAAGATGTCAGTAAGAAGGAGCAAATTTCTATTGTGGTGCATTATCTGAAGAAAGGGGATGTGCATGAGGAATTCTTACATTTTGATGCTGCTGATGGACTGGATGCAGACTTCCTACTGAACAGTATCAAAAGTACGCTCAGTCAGTGCAACATTGATGTCAAAGCATGTATCGAACAGTGTTATGACGGCGCAGCTGTCATGTCAGGATGTCACAGCGGTGTGCAACAGAGACTCTGTCAAGAGGTGCCACAAGCGCTCTACATACACTGCCACGCTCATAGGGTTAATCTGGTGTTGGTGGACTGTGTCAACAACGTGAAAACTGcagctgagtttttcaaaactGTACAAATGTTGTACAACTTTTTCTCTGGGTCTGCTGTGCATGATATGTTTTTGAAAAAGCAGAAAGAACTTGAACCAAAAGTGCAGTGCATAGAGCTTAAGAGATTGTCTGACACACGCTGGGCATGCCAGTATCCTGCACTGTGTGCCATCAAGAAAGCTCTTCCATCCATCCAAGCTACCCTGCAGGACATTATCAGCCAACCAAACCCACGCAGGAGTGCTGAGGCAAGGGCTATATCTGCTATCATAGACGAGCAGTTTGTCCTGCACCTGACTCTCTTTGAAGATCTATTCAGACTGACTAAATTCATGTCTGATCAATTGCAGTCACCCGATCTTGATCTAGCATCAGCAGGAGACCTGACCCAGTCCGTCATCAGTGCCATCTCCGAAAAATGCACAGAGGATTCATGGACAGATATTAGAGAGCGAGCAGAGGAGCTGTGCGAGAAGGCCAGCATCACAGTACAGAGCCCACCGTGCGACAAAAGACAGGCCCAACCACCTCAACACTTGAAGGGTTTTGTAGTTGAGGCTCCAATAGAGAGAAGGCACGACACCATGGATGACATGAGACAGCACTCGTTCTACCCGATTATTGACAGAGTCTTAAGTGAAATGAAGGGACGCTTTTCATTAGAAGCAAACAATGTGCTAATGGGTGTGACAGCCCTCAGTCCTAAGCACACAGCATTtcttaacaaacaaaaaatactgcCAATGTCCCGGTATTATGGCATAGATGAAAAGAACTTGACCGCAGAGTTACACCAAGTCTGCCGgctgctgcaaaaaaagaaagacaaaggacACACTGTTAACAGCACAAGGGAGTTCCTGTCACTCATGGGCCCATACAAGGATGCATTTGAAGACTTGTATAAACTGATATGTATCAGTAACACTTCCCATGTCTTCAGCAAGTTGCGAACAGAGTTTCTCTTGCCTCCAGCATTTAAAGATGTACATGAGGAACAGCAGTGGCTATACACGCAAAAGTAA